The proteins below come from a single Deltaproteobacteria bacterium GWA2_45_12 genomic window:
- a CDS encoding acetolactate synthase small subunit, which yields MKHTISALVENEFGVLTRIAGLFSGRGYNIQSLTVAETLDPHVSRMTIVTSGNDAVIDQINKQLSKLVNVIKVRDMTSERAINRILALVKVKLNETNRNEVIKAVETIGGEVLDVEETYCVVEVRGDEEKIGSTLNLLKPYGILDFAQTGNICIPRGKEEEF from the coding sequence ATGAAACATACAATTTCTGCTTTAGTTGAAAACGAATTTGGCGTTCTTACCCGCATTGCCGGTCTTTTTTCAGGTCGCGGGTATAATATTCAAAGTTTAACGGTGGCTGAAACACTCGACCCCCATGTTTCGCGTATGACCATTGTGACTTCCGGTAATGATGCCGTCATTGACCAGATTAACAAGCAGTTAAGCAAGCTGGTCAATGTGATTAAAGTGCGTGACATGACTTCAGAGCGGGCCATCAACCGGATTTTGGCATTGGTCAAAGTAAAACTGAATGAAACAAACCGCAATGAAGTCATTAAAGCCGTTGAAACGATTGGGGGCGAAGTTTTGGATGTAGAAGAAACCTACTGCGTCGTTGAAGTGAGGGGCGATGAAGAAAAAATAGGATCGACCCTTAATCTGCTCAAACCCTACGGCATTCTCGATTTTGCACAAACGGGGAATATTTGTATCCCAAGGGGGAAGGAAGAGGAGTTTTGA
- a CDS encoding 3-isopropylmalate dehydrogenase yields the protein MSNKSYKIAVLPGDGIGVEVTREAVKVLKVLEKASSLLFTFEEALVGGCAYDQTGHPLPPATLKLAKQADSVLLGAVGGPKWEPLDYSLRPERALLGLRSELNLFANLRPAVIFDALLDASTLKREVVEGIDMMVVRELTGGAYFGKPRGVTKLPNGEEQGVNTLVYTTSEIKRIAKVAFELATKRRKKLCSIDKANVLECTELWRKVVTQMHKDYPEVELSHMYVDNCSMQLIRNPKQFDVILTENMFGDILSDEASMLTGSIGMLPSASLNETSKGMYEPIHGSAPDIAGQNKANPIATILSAAMMLEYSFGQKEAGGKIREAVKKVLNEGYRTGDIYTPGTKLLGTKEMGDVICKNIT from the coding sequence ATGTCCAACAAATCATACAAAATTGCTGTTCTTCCCGGTGATGGAATTGGTGTTGAAGTCACCCGGGAAGCCGTGAAAGTTTTAAAGGTTCTTGAAAAGGCCAGTTCCCTTTTATTTACTTTTGAAGAGGCTCTTGTGGGAGGTTGTGCTTACGACCAAACAGGGCATCCTTTACCCCCGGCTACCTTAAAATTGGCCAAGCAGGCTGACTCTGTTCTTTTAGGGGCTGTGGGGGGCCCTAAATGGGAACCCCTTGATTATTCGCTTCGCCCGGAACGTGCATTGTTGGGATTGCGCTCCGAGCTTAATCTGTTTGCCAATTTGCGCCCCGCGGTTATTTTTGATGCTCTTTTAGATGCTTCAACACTTAAGCGTGAAGTGGTGGAAGGCATTGACATGATGGTCGTGCGTGAACTGACGGGCGGTGCTTATTTTGGAAAACCGCGCGGAGTGACTAAGCTCCCCAATGGTGAAGAGCAGGGGGTCAACACTCTTGTTTACACCACCAGCGAAATCAAACGTATTGCCAAGGTGGCTTTTGAGCTGGCCACCAAGCGCCGTAAAAAACTTTGTTCCATTGATAAAGCCAATGTGCTTGAATGCACCGAATTGTGGCGTAAAGTGGTCACACAAATGCATAAAGATTATCCTGAAGTGGAACTTTCACACATGTATGTAGATAATTGTTCCATGCAACTTATTCGCAACCCCAAACAGTTTGATGTGATCCTGACTGAAAACATGTTTGGAGATATTTTAAGTGATGAAGCTTCCATGCTTACCGGTTCCATTGGCATGCTTCCTTCCGCTTCACTTAATGAAACTTCCAAGGGGATGTATGAACCCATTCATGGCTCGGCCCCCGACATTGCCGGGCAGAACAAGGCCAACCCCATTGCCACTATTTTATCGGCCGCCATGATGCTTGAATATTCCTTTGGACAAAAGGAAGCCGGCGGCAAAATTCGTGAGGCTGTAAAGAAAGTCTTAAATGAGGGCTATCGAACAGGAGATATTTATACCCCCGGAACAAAATTGTTGGGAACCAAAGAGATGGGGGATGTGATTTGCAAAAATATAACGTAG
- a CDS encoding CDP-diacylglycerol--serine O-phosphatidyltransferase, whose protein sequence is MQRQGIKKGIYLLPNIITTANMFCGFFAIIRTINGDYVTAAWVLMLAGVFDLLDGRVARMTKTQSGFGLEYDSLVDLTSFALAPALLAYKWSLYEFYKVGWVACFVYFACGALRLARFNVQSTSVEKKHFQGLPSPGAASTIVTAVVFNQYMNGDVPPPGYFILGLTVLVGLLMVSNIPYRGLKVLEFNRRAHFFVMVLVVLVLFVIAVEPQVTLFTLSMLYVSFGLLKGMFLGVKKIRSFADFMKHFFQADPHELVIADKEKNKGQLLKVVDKE, encoded by the coding sequence ATGCAACGACAAGGCATCAAAAAGGGTATTTATTTATTGCCCAACATTATTACCACCGCGAACATGTTTTGCGGTTTTTTTGCCATTATTCGCACCATCAATGGTGACTATGTCACAGCAGCCTGGGTGCTTATGCTGGCGGGTGTGTTTGATTTGCTTGATGGTCGTGTGGCCCGCATGACCAAAACCCAGAGTGGTTTTGGTTTGGAATATGATTCCCTGGTTGATTTGACCTCGTTTGCCCTGGCTCCGGCTTTACTTGCTTACAAATGGTCCTTGTACGAATTTTATAAGGTGGGTTGGGTGGCCTGTTTTGTCTATTTTGCTTGTGGGGCCCTTCGTCTGGCCCGGTTTAATGTGCAGTCAACCAGTGTTGAAAAAAAACATTTCCAGGGGCTGCCAAGCCCGGGAGCGGCCAGTACCATTGTGACAGCCGTTGTGTTTAACCAGTACATGAATGGGGACGTGCCCCCTCCTGGTTATTTTATTTTGGGGCTGACAGTCCTTGTGGGGTTGCTTATGGTCAGCAATATCCCCTATCGGGGGTTGAAAGTTTTGGAATTTAACAGGCGGGCGCATTTTTTTGTGATGGTGTTGGTGGTATTGGTTTTGTTTGTCATTGCCGTTGAACCCCAGGTCACCTTGTTTACACTTTCGATGCTCTATGTTTCTTTTGGTCTCCTTAAAGGAATGTTTTTAGGGGTTAAAAAAATCCGTTCATTTGCCGATTTTATGAAACATTTTTTTCAGGCGGATCCCCATGAATTGGTCATTGCAGACAAGGAAAAAAACAAGGGGCAGTTATTGAAGGTGGTGGATAAAGAGTAG
- a CDS encoding di-trans,poly-cis-decaprenylcistransferase → MSPLTRVNLPKHIAIIMDGNGRWAKARGLHRVEGHARGVKVSEDIIEVAHDVGIGYLTLYAFSKENWQRPPEEVHALMGLLKAFLLEKKQKMLDKGIRFNTIGDILKLPQDVQETIAMVKKETAHGEKMMLTLALSYGSRDEIIRAVRAMFSAGLETSSVNEEILASFLDTALMPDPDLIIRTSGESRISNFLLWQGAYAEFIFEECLWPDFDQHHFMAAIAEYQKRERRYGKTSEQLM, encoded by the coding sequence ATGTCCCCATTGACTCGAGTCAATCTTCCTAAACATATCGCCATCATCATGGACGGCAATGGGCGTTGGGCCAAGGCCCGGGGCTTGCACCGGGTTGAAGGGCATGCGCGTGGGGTGAAGGTGTCGGAGGATATTATTGAAGTTGCCCACGATGTGGGCATTGGTTATCTGACCCTTTATGCTTTTTCCAAGGAAAATTGGCAGCGTCCCCCTGAAGAGGTCCACGCTTTGATGGGGTTGCTTAAAGCTTTCCTCCTTGAGAAAAAACAGAAAATGCTCGACAAGGGGATTCGCTTTAATACCATTGGGGATATTTTAAAACTGCCCCAGGATGTGCAAGAGACCATTGCCATGGTGAAGAAGGAAACAGCCCACGGGGAAAAAATGATGCTCACCCTGGCTTTAAGTTATGGCTCACGCGATGAAATCATAAGAGCTGTGCGTGCCATGTTTAGTGCCGGTTTGGAGACAAGTAGTGTCAATGAAGAGATTTTGGCTTCTTTTTTAGACACAGCCTTAATGCCCGACCCCGATCTTATCATTCGTACCAGTGGAGAGTCCCGTATCAGCAATTTCTTGTTGTGGCAGGGAGCCTATGCCGAGTTTATTTTTGAGGAATGCTTGTGGCCCGATTTTGATCAGCATCATTTCATGGCTGCGATTGCAGAATATCAAAAACGGGAGAGACGGTATGGGAAGACCAGTGAACAATTAATGTAG
- a CDS encoding phosphatidylserine decarboxylase, giving the protein MLQTTNKDIIAREGFPFIALGFGLVLVGWLIHPILFVLFLALTLFVVSFFRNPKRACPEEHGILVVPADGKVLSIDTVQEDRFLKDRVKRVCIFMSPANVHVNRAPVSGLVEKVSYNKGKFFPAYAQKASLDNEQNAVVVRNEGGERILFIQIAGWLARRIVCYAKEGDVLKGGAIYGLIRFGSRMDVYFPMHYEVKVSIGQNVKAGETVLASK; this is encoded by the coding sequence ATGCTTCAAACCACCAACAAAGATATAATTGCCCGTGAAGGCTTTCCTTTTATTGCCTTGGGATTTGGCTTGGTCCTTGTCGGGTGGTTGATTCATCCGATTTTGTTTGTTCTTTTTTTGGCATTAACTCTTTTTGTTGTTTCTTTTTTCAGAAACCCGAAAAGGGCTTGCCCGGAAGAGCATGGTATCCTTGTTGTTCCGGCTGATGGTAAAGTACTTTCCATTGATACCGTACAAGAAGACCGGTTTTTAAAAGACAGGGTTAAACGAGTGTGTATTTTTATGTCGCCCGCAAATGTACATGTTAATCGGGCCCCTGTTTCCGGGTTGGTGGAAAAAGTAAGTTACAACAAGGGGAAATTTTTCCCGGCTTACGCCCAAAAAGCCTCCCTTGATAATGAGCAAAATGCCGTGGTTGTGAGAAATGAGGGGGGTGAAAGAATTTTGTTTATCCAGATTGCAGGGTGGCTGGCCCGGCGTATTGTTTGTTATGCCAAGGAAGGGGATGTTTTAAAGGGCGGGGCTATTTATGGGTTGATCCGTTTTGGATCCCGCATGGATGTTTATTTTCCCATGCATTACGAAGTTAAAGTTTCGATCGGACAGAATGTGAAAGCAGGGGAAACGGTTTTGGCATCAAAATAG
- a CDS encoding tRNA (adenosine(37)-N6)-threonylcarbamoyltransferase complex dimerization subunit type 1 TsaB has protein sequence MILLAVECSTKVLSLALFENKVLLEEKIVLPSTITLAEKILPEISQILSRNNLTLGSLTHVALSTGPGSFTSLRIGLATIMGLSAGASFTVFGLSSLESMVHGLREKGGILAPTLLAGRGQLYAAFYNATQEGVNLLEGPFVLSAEKFSEKINYYRIVSAFGPGLELMAGAKTVPVGADIIPLARHLGELAFTGRFQPSVVDELKISYLLDPDLGINKN, from the coding sequence ATGATTCTTTTGGCTGTTGAATGTTCCACCAAGGTTTTGAGTTTGGCCCTGTTTGAAAACAAGGTATTGCTGGAAGAAAAAATTGTTCTTCCTTCCACAATCACTCTGGCTGAAAAAATTCTTCCTGAAATAAGTCAGATTCTTTCCAGAAACAACCTTACCCTGGGCTCGCTGACGCACGTGGCCTTATCGACAGGTCCCGGTTCTTTTACGAGTTTGCGCATCGGTTTGGCCACCATCATGGGATTAAGTGCAGGGGCCTCTTTTACTGTTTTTGGATTGTCTTCTTTAGAAAGCATGGTCCACGGTTTAAGAGAAAAAGGAGGTATCCTGGCTCCTACTTTACTTGCCGGCAGGGGGCAGCTTTATGCGGCTTTTTACAACGCCACTCAGGAAGGGGTGAACCTTCTTGAAGGCCCCTTTGTATTAAGTGCCGAGAAATTTTCAGAAAAAATCAATTATTATCGAATAGTTAGCGCTTTTGGTCCGGGGCTGGAATTGATGGCCGGGGCAAAAACTGTCCCCGTGGGAGCGGATATTATTCCTTTAGCTCGTCATTTGGGGGAATTGGCGTTCACAGGGCGTTTTCAGCCAAGCGTTGTTGATGAACTTAAAATTTCCTACCTCCTTGATCCTGATCTGGGGATAAATAAGAATTAG
- a CDS encoding tRNA pseudouridine(38-40) synthase TruA, which yields MPRIKLTLQYKGTNYLGWQVQPQGPTVQSVLEEKLSAIFKKKIITNVSGRTDAGVHALFQVAHFDVEPFSMKPINLLMGLNSSLPADISVLKVQIVPSSFHAQRSVKKKVYQYTIFNSSIPSPFLTEYSWRVPYPLNIPAMRRAAKVLVGRHDFKSFCASDSNVKTTVRRVDNILIRTGEPCVRPYSTGGAIITLTFTGPGFLKHMVRNMVGTLVDVGRGKLTEKDIQKILKSRDRKKAGMTAPAYGLVLKKVMY from the coding sequence ATGCCACGCATCAAACTTACCCTCCAATACAAAGGAACCAACTATCTCGGTTGGCAAGTCCAACCCCAGGGCCCCACGGTTCAATCTGTTTTGGAAGAAAAACTTTCCGCCATTTTCAAAAAAAAAATAATAACCAATGTTTCTGGCCGTACCGATGCCGGAGTGCATGCGCTTTTCCAAGTGGCCCATTTTGATGTTGAGCCTTTTTCAATGAAGCCCATCAATTTGTTGATGGGGCTTAATTCCTCATTGCCCGCGGATATCTCTGTTTTGAAAGTTCAAATTGTTCCTTCAAGTTTTCATGCGCAAAGGTCCGTGAAGAAAAAAGTTTATCAATACACCATTTTTAATTCATCCATCCCTTCCCCCTTTTTAACCGAATATTCCTGGCGAGTTCCTTATCCGTTAAATATTCCTGCCATGAGGCGTGCGGCCAAGGTGTTGGTGGGCAGGCATGATTTCAAGTCCTTTTGTGCTTCTGACAGCAATGTAAAGACGACAGTGAGGAGGGTGGATAATATTTTGATCCGTACGGGCGAACCTTGTGTTCGCCCATACAGCACGGGTGGGGCCATCATCACCCTCACCTTCACCGGCCCCGGCTTTTTAAAACACATGGTGCGAAACATGGTGGGGACTCTTGTAGATGTGGGCCGGGGTAAACTCACCGAAAAAGACATTCAAAAAATCCTCAAAAGCCGCGACCGAAAAAAAGCCGGAATGACCGCGCCGGCGTATGGGTTGGTGTTGAAGAAGGTGATGTACTAA
- a CDS encoding aspartate-semialdehyde dehydrogenase yields MQKKSKYNIAIAGATGAVGEEFLRVLAKRNFPIGELRLLASKKSVGKKMKFCGKEYPVSLLTHDSFKNIDIALFSAGGARSLEFAPSAVKAGAVVVDNSSVYRMDPNVPLVVPEVNPEDIAKHKGIIANPNCTTIIAAMAIWPIHCLAPIKRMTIATYQAVSGAGAKAIDELESQTRAYLEGKPVARGAIFKHPIAFNLFSHDSAVGEEGYSQEEMKVVHETRKIFHDKEILVSPTCVRVPIFRAHAEAIHLELGKPVSVEKVRQALAKMPGVKVVDSPKENYFPMPVDVSGKDEVYVGRIRKDLWIENGINLFVCGDQILKGAALNAVQIAEKLIS; encoded by the coding sequence ATGCAAAAAAAATCCAAATACAACATTGCCATTGCCGGAGCGACCGGTGCGGTGGGGGAAGAATTTTTACGTGTTTTAGCCAAAAGAAATTTTCCCATCGGGGAATTACGTCTTTTGGCTTCAAAAAAATCTGTTGGTAAAAAAATGAAATTCTGCGGGAAGGAATATCCCGTTTCTCTGCTGACCCACGATTCTTTCAAAAACATTGATATCGCTCTTTTTTCTGCAGGAGGGGCCAGAAGCCTTGAATTTGCTCCATCTGCGGTGAAGGCGGGAGCCGTGGTGGTTGATAATTCAAGTGTCTACCGTATGGATCCCAATGTTCCCTTGGTGGTGCCTGAAGTCAATCCGGAAGATATAGCCAAGCATAAGGGGATTATTGCCAACCCCAACTGCACCACCATTATCGCGGCCATGGCGATATGGCCCATTCATTGCCTGGCCCCCATCAAAAGAATGACCATTGCCACCTACCAGGCCGTGTCCGGTGCCGGGGCCAAGGCCATTGATGAGTTGGAAAGCCAAACCCGTGCTTATCTGGAAGGAAAACCCGTTGCAAGGGGCGCTATTTTCAAACATCCCATTGCCTTTAACTTATTTTCCCATGATTCTGCTGTTGGCGAAGAAGGGTATTCTCAGGAAGAAATGAAGGTGGTCCATGAAACCCGCAAGATTTTTCATGACAAGGAAATCCTTGTCTCGCCAACTTGCGTGCGCGTCCCCATTTTTAGGGCGCATGCCGAGGCCATTCATCTGGAATTGGGGAAACCCGTTTCCGTTGAAAAAGTAAGGCAGGCCCTGGCCAAAATGCCGGGAGTGAAGGTGGTGGATTCCCCCAAAGAAAATTATTTCCCCATGCCCGTTGACGTTTCCGGCAAGGACGAAGTTTATGTGGGCCGCATTCGCAAGGATTTATGGATTGAAAACGGGATCAATCTTTTTGTCTGTGGTGACCAAATTTTGAAAGGCGCCGCACTAAATGCCGTGCAGATTGCGGAGAAATTGATTTCGTAG
- a CDS encoding RIP metalloprotease RseP: MTIIYFIVALGILVVVHEWGHFIMARRAGIRVDQFSIGFGPKLFSYKSKQTEYLFSLLPFGGFVRIHGQDPDEESEGDPKKAEAIRKSPDAYASKTVLQRLGVVLGGPVMNLVFCVLIMPVVFMLGKTVPAILEKPPVILGVKENSPGEKAGFKKGDLILEIDGKKFSEWDSVFQWVLLHPQEKAQVLVERQGQNFSLLLETTTSPYMKETVGYAGFEPLFFVNNEPVLGMVSANGPAFQAGLKEKDQIQAIDNKPINSWEELTAIIRSSEGKKMLVDYMREGQALKAEITPQYHEGMKAWVIGITKYFDPSSVVKKRYGFFEAFKEGTQENLKLLGMTYDVLKRLFSFQLSYKALGGPIQIAQASAAAGRQGLSDFLYFLSFLSMQLGILNLLPIPVVDGGHVLFLGIEVLRGKPLSYRIRHAAAILGMVFLVGLMLVVTANDIDRVWGLTQIWEWVRGVLR, from the coding sequence ATGACAATTATTTATTTTATTGTTGCCTTGGGTATTTTGGTGGTGGTCCACGAATGGGGCCATTTTATCATGGCTCGCAGGGCGGGTATCCGGGTGGATCAATTTTCAATCGGGTTTGGGCCCAAGCTTTTTTCTTACAAAAGCAAACAAACTGAATACCTATTTTCGCTTTTGCCTTTTGGGGGTTTTGTCCGGATTCATGGCCAGGATCCCGATGAAGAATCCGAGGGAGATCCCAAAAAAGCTGAAGCCATCAGAAAATCGCCTGATGCTTATGCCTCAAAAACGGTGCTACAGCGTTTGGGAGTTGTTTTGGGTGGGCCCGTGATGAATCTTGTTTTTTGCGTGCTGATCATGCCCGTTGTTTTTATGTTGGGGAAGACAGTTCCTGCTATTCTTGAAAAACCTCCCGTTATTTTAGGGGTTAAAGAAAATTCTCCGGGTGAAAAAGCGGGATTTAAAAAAGGGGATCTTATTTTGGAAATTGATGGGAAAAAATTCTCTGAATGGGATTCGGTTTTTCAATGGGTGTTGTTACATCCGCAGGAAAAAGCCCAGGTTCTCGTCGAGCGCCAGGGGCAAAATTTCAGTTTACTGCTTGAAACAACCACTTCTCCTTACATGAAGGAAACAGTGGGCTATGCCGGCTTTGAGCCCCTCTTTTTTGTCAATAATGAACCTGTTTTGGGCATGGTCTCTGCCAATGGACCGGCTTTTCAGGCGGGGTTAAAGGAAAAAGATCAAATCCAGGCCATCGATAACAAGCCCATTAATTCCTGGGAAGAACTGACGGCGATCATTCGTTCAAGCGAAGGTAAAAAAATGCTTGTTGATTACATGCGAGAGGGGCAAGCCTTAAAGGCCGAAATTACACCCCAATATCATGAAGGTATGAAAGCCTGGGTGATTGGCATCACCAAATATTTTGATCCTTCTTCTGTGGTGAAAAAACGGTATGGTTTTTTTGAAGCCTTTAAAGAGGGGACTCAGGAAAATTTAAAATTGTTGGGGATGACCTATGATGTTTTAAAAAGGCTTTTTAGTTTTCAATTGTCTTACAAAGCCTTGGGCGGGCCCATTCAAATAGCCCAAGCCAGCGCAGCTGCCGGGAGGCAGGGATTGAGCGATTTTCTGTATTTTTTGTCCTTCTTAAGCATGCAGCTGGGTATTTTAAATCTTTTGCCCATTCCCGTGGTGGATGGGGGGCATGTTTTATTTTTGGGGATAGAAGTACTTCGAGGCAAACCGCTTTCCTACCGCATACGCCATGCAGCGGCGATTTTGGGCATGGTTTTTTTGGTGGGGCTTATGCTTGTGGTTACAGCCAATGATATTGACCGTGTATGGGGGTTGACCCAAATTTGGGAATGGGTGCGCGGTGTTTTGAGGTAG
- a CDS encoding 2-isopropylmalate synthase, producing MKPEIVKIFDTTLRDGEQSPGCSMNGDEKLRMAHQLAKLNIDIIEGGFPIVSQGDFESVNRIALEVKGPMIAGLARANKMDIERCAQALEPAEKKRIHTFISSSDIHLQYQLKKTREEVLHDVEMAVKLAKKLCNDVEFSAMDATRSDRAYLAQMFQVAIDHGALTLNVPDTVGYTIPSEFYDLISYLKSVLKMPKGVCISVHCHNDLGLAVANSLAAIQAGARQVECTVNGIGERAGNASMEEIVMTLNVRQDSLPFKTNIKTEQIYPSSKLLSFITGISVQPNKAIVGDNAFAHESGIHQDGVLKFQQTYEIMRPESVGIPRNKLVLGKHSGRHAFRDRLVALGIPLEGAALEAAFKAFKDLSDRKKNVYDEDIFALVEGQVELKDQKYVLDSLSVKSGNKEKPEAKVSLFVDGKPKEVVESGSGPVDSVFKAIRTLTGFKGNLEKYVVTAITGETDAQGEVVVTLSEGDKTVRGSGAHTDIIVASAMAFLVAVNRLEYYQTKKDGRGV from the coding sequence ATGAAACCAGAAATAGTCAAAATTTTTGATACGACATTGCGTGATGGCGAGCAGTCACCTGGCTGCAGCATGAACGGCGATGAAAAGCTGCGCATGGCCCATCAGCTGGCCAAATTGAATATTGACATTATTGAAGGTGGTTTCCCCATTGTTTCCCAAGGGGACTTTGAATCGGTGAACCGGATTGCCCTGGAAGTAAAAGGCCCCATGATTGCCGGGTTGGCACGAGCCAACAAAATGGATATCGAGCGTTGTGCCCAAGCTTTAGAGCCTGCTGAAAAAAAGAGAATACACACCTTCATTTCCAGTTCGGACATCCATTTGCAATATCAGCTGAAGAAAACACGGGAAGAAGTGTTGCATGATGTGGAAATGGCCGTCAAATTGGCCAAGAAACTTTGTAACGATGTCGAGTTTTCAGCCATGGACGCTACCCGCAGCGACCGTGCTTATTTAGCCCAAATGTTTCAGGTGGCCATTGACCATGGTGCGTTAACCTTAAATGTGCCGGATACGGTGGGATACACCATTCCTTCCGAATTTTATGATCTTATTTCTTATTTGAAGTCGGTTCTTAAAATGCCCAAGGGTGTGTGCATCAGTGTGCATTGCCATAATGACCTTGGCTTGGCCGTTGCTAATTCACTGGCCGCCATTCAGGCCGGGGCCCGACAGGTGGAATGCACCGTCAATGGGATTGGGGAACGGGCCGGTAATGCTTCCATGGAAGAAATTGTGATGACCTTGAACGTGCGTCAGGACAGCCTCCCCTTTAAGACGAACATCAAGACGGAGCAGATTTATCCCTCTTCCAAATTGTTGTCGTTTATTACGGGCATTAGTGTGCAGCCCAATAAAGCCATTGTGGGGGATAATGCCTTTGCTCATGAATCGGGTATCCATCAGGATGGCGTTCTTAAATTTCAGCAGACTTATGAAATCATGCGGCCTGAATCGGTGGGTATTCCGCGCAACAAGCTTGTGTTGGGGAAACATTCGGGAAGGCATGCCTTTCGCGACCGGTTGGTAGCTTTGGGCATTCCCCTTGAGGGAGCCGCTCTTGAAGCTGCTTTCAAGGCGTTTAAAGATTTGTCTGACAGAAAAAAGAATGTTTATGACGAAGATATTTTTGCCCTGGTTGAAGGCCAGGTGGAACTCAAAGACCAGAAGTATGTTCTTGATTCTCTTTCGGTCAAAAGCGGCAACAAAGAAAAACCCGAGGCCAAAGTCAGTTTGTTTGTTGATGGCAAGCCCAAGGAAGTTGTTGAAAGCGGCAGTGGACCTGTGGATTCCGTTTTTAAGGCCATTCGCACGCTTACAGGGTTTAAGGGTAATTTGGAAAAATATGTGGTCACGGCCATTACCGGTGAAACCGATGCCCAAGGGGAAGTGGTGGTGACTCTTTCAGAAGGAGATAAAACAGTCAGGGGCAGTGGGGCCCACACCGATATCATCGTGGCCTCAGCCATGGCCTTTCTGGTGGCTGTAAATCGGCTGGAATATTATCAGACAAAAAAAGATGGGAGAGGGGTTTGA
- a CDS encoding 1-deoxy-D-xylulose-5-phosphate reductoisomerase, which produces MKKISILGSTGSVGVSTLDFVARHPDKFQVVGLAAGSNIEVLARQINAFSPRVVSVKSEAEVYKLKKILGPKSPEILFGSDGVVSIATLPEVHTVVSAIVGAAGLLPTLAALQASKTVALANKESMVIAGELMSREKKKYGGTIFPVDSEHSALFQCLQAGKKEDVQKLVLTASGGPFLNKPREDFSKITVEEALKHPNWSMGAKITIDSASMMNKGLEVMEARWLFDMPLDKIDVCVHPQSIIHSMVSYQDGSVMAHMGLPDMRVPIAYALSFPERFQTGVAPLDLASLGQLTFLKPDMEKFPSLKLAFEVAKKGKTYPAVLNAANEIVVAAFLKKKIAFLEMIRLISLVLDAHIPQEVASLEVLLEADRWAREYCENLIFGTKL; this is translated from the coding sequence ATTAAAAAAATTTCAATTTTGGGTTCCACGGGTTCAGTCGGTGTTTCTACACTCGATTTTGTGGCCAGGCATCCTGACAAATTTCAGGTTGTTGGATTGGCGGCAGGTTCCAATATTGAAGTGTTGGCGCGACAGATCAACGCTTTTTCCCCTCGTGTTGTTTCTGTTAAATCAGAAGCTGAAGTTTACAAATTAAAGAAAATTTTGGGCCCAAAATCTCCGGAAATTTTATTTGGTTCGGATGGGGTGGTCAGCATTGCCACTTTGCCCGAGGTTCATACCGTGGTTTCGGCTATTGTCGGGGCTGCGGGGCTTTTGCCCACCTTGGCGGCGCTCCAAGCTTCAAAGACAGTGGCCTTAGCCAATAAAGAAAGCATGGTCATTGCCGGTGAACTGATGAGCCGTGAAAAAAAGAAATACGGTGGGACTATTTTCCCGGTTGATAGTGAGCATTCAGCCCTGTTTCAATGTTTGCAGGCAGGAAAAAAGGAAGATGTCCAAAAACTTGTTTTAACGGCGTCGGGGGGTCCTTTTTTAAATAAACCCCGTGAAGATTTTTCGAAAATTACAGTGGAGGAAGCGCTTAAACATCCCAATTGGAGTATGGGAGCCAAAATCACGATTGACTCGGCCAGCATGATGAACAAGGGGCTAGAGGTGATGGAAGCCCGATGGTTGTTTGATATGCCCCTGGATAAAATTGATGTGTGTGTGCATCCGCAAAGCATTATTCATTCAATGGTTTCCTACCAAGACGGCTCGGTCATGGCCCACATGGGTTTACCGGACATGCGTGTCCCCATTGCGTATGCCTTAAGTTTTCCGGAACGCTTCCAAACAGGGGTGGCTCCCCTTGATTTGGCAAGCTTGGGGCAATTGACTTTTTTAAAGCCTGACATGGAAAAATTTCCTTCCCTTAAACTTGCGTTTGAGGTGGCCAAGAAAGGAAAGACCTATCCCGCAGTTTTGAATGCAGCCAACGAAATTGTTGTTGCGGCTTTTTTAAAAAAGAAAATAGCTTTTCTGGAGATGATACGGCTGATAAGCTTGGTTCTTGATGCGCATATTCCCCAAGAAGTGGCCTCTTTGGAAGTCCTTTTGGAAGCAGACCGTTGGGCCAGGGAATATTGTGAGAATTTGATTTTTGGTACAAAATTATGA